A window of the Streptomyces sp. NBC_00454 genome harbors these coding sequences:
- a CDS encoding adenosine deaminase, whose protein sequence is MPDLHPFIAGLPKAELHVHHVGSASPRIVAELASRHPDSKVPTDPEALADYFTFTDFAHFIEVYLSVVDLVRTPDDVRTLTFEVARDMARQNIRYAELTVTPYSSTRRGIDEKAFMAAIEDARKAAEAELGVILRWCFDIPGEAGLEAAAETARLAVDLRPEGLVSFGLGGPEIGVPRPQFKPYFDAARAAGLHSVPHAGETTGPETVWDAIRELGAERIGHGTTSTQDPELLAYLAEHRIALEVCPTSNIATRAVTDLDQHPVKEMVAAGVLVTINSDDPPMFGSDLNNEYAVAARLLDLDELGLAQLAKNAVEASFLDPAGKAALIAEIDTYTSAWLAP, encoded by the coding sequence ATGCCCGACCTGCACCCCTTCATCGCGGGGCTGCCCAAGGCCGAACTGCACGTCCACCACGTCGGCTCCGCCTCGCCCCGCATCGTGGCCGAACTCGCCTCCCGGCACCCCGACTCGAAGGTCCCCACGGACCCCGAGGCCCTCGCCGACTACTTCACCTTCACCGACTTCGCGCACTTCATCGAGGTCTACCTCTCGGTCGTCGACCTCGTCCGCACCCCCGACGACGTGCGCACCCTCACCTTCGAGGTTGCCCGCGACATGGCCCGGCAGAACATCCGGTACGCCGAACTCACCGTCACCCCGTACTCCTCCACCCGCCGCGGCATCGACGAGAAGGCCTTCATGGCGGCCATCGAGGACGCCCGCAAGGCCGCGGAGGCCGAGCTCGGCGTCATCCTGCGCTGGTGCTTCGACATCCCCGGCGAGGCCGGGCTGGAGGCCGCCGCCGAGACCGCGCGCCTCGCCGTCGACCTGCGCCCCGAGGGGCTGGTCTCCTTCGGCCTCGGCGGCCCCGAGATCGGTGTCCCCCGCCCGCAGTTCAAGCCGTACTTCGACGCCGCCCGGGCCGCGGGGCTCCACAGCGTGCCGCACGCCGGCGAGACCACCGGCCCGGAGACCGTCTGGGACGCCATCCGCGAGCTGGGCGCCGAGCGCATCGGCCACGGCACCACCTCCACCCAGGACCCCGAACTGCTCGCCTACCTCGCCGAGCACCGCATCGCGCTGGAGGTCTGCCCGACCTCCAACATCGCCACCCGCGCCGTGACCGACCTGGACCAGCACCCGGTCAAGGAGATGGTGGCGGCCGGTGTGCTCGTCACCATCAACAGCGACGACCCGCCGATGTTCGGCTCCGACCTCAACAACGAGTACGCCGTGGCCGCCCGGCTGCTGGACCTCGACGAACTCGGTCTCGCGCAGCTCGCGAAGAACGCCGTGGAGGCCTCGTTCCTGGACCCGGCGGGCAAGGCGGCGCTCATCGCCGAGATCGACACGTACACCTCCGCCTGGCTGGCTCCCTGA
- a CDS encoding DUF4190 domain-containing protein, with protein sequence MTDQSPESRDPWAPPERPAVELGKQQGAPGTPGASGVHDQQTIAGMPGAGIPQDAPRAGQPPAAAPAFGPAQTPDPAPGPPPAYGYPAQPASGGYGYPAQPDPGGYGYPAPPVAPQGAYPGQPGYPGYQGYPGYPPYAHKSNGFGVTALVLGILAVISCYAGILFGIPAVIFGVLGRGKARRGEADNDGMALAGIITGIVGIVISCLVIALMVFGVMYGDSGYDSDSDYSTNYSNTKVVYRG encoded by the coding sequence ATGACCGATCAGAGCCCCGAGTCGCGAGACCCGTGGGCGCCGCCGGAGCGGCCCGCGGTCGAGCTGGGCAAACAGCAGGGTGCGCCGGGTACGCCGGGTGCGTCGGGTGTCCACGACCAGCAGACCATCGCGGGGATGCCGGGCGCCGGCATACCGCAGGACGCGCCGAGGGCCGGACAGCCGCCGGCGGCCGCGCCCGCCTTCGGGCCCGCGCAGACGCCGGATCCCGCACCCGGTCCGCCGCCCGCCTACGGATACCCGGCCCAGCCCGCGTCCGGCGGCTACGGATACCCGGCCCAGCCGGATCCCGGGGGCTACGGCTATCCCGCCCCGCCGGTCGCCCCGCAGGGGGCGTACCCGGGCCAGCCGGGCTACCCCGGATACCAGGGCTACCCCGGATATCCGCCCTACGCGCACAAGAGCAACGGCTTCGGAGTCACCGCGCTCGTGCTCGGGATCCTCGCCGTGATCAGCTGCTACGCCGGAATCCTCTTCGGGATCCCGGCCGTCATCTTCGGCGTGCTGGGCCGCGGCAAGGCCAGGCGCGGTGAGGCCGACAACGACGGCATGGCGCTGGCAGGCATCATCACGGGCATCGTCGGCATCGTGATCAGCTGCCTGGTCATCGCGCTCATGGTCTTCGGGGTCATGTACGGCGACTCGGGGTACGACAGCGACTCGGACTACTCGACGAACTACTCGAACACCAAGGTCGTCTACCGGGGCTGA
- a CDS encoding TROVE domain-containing protein: MSRFNLRRSRPAAPTAPVSPVRSTGVRAANHHGSRGFVRDPRSELFLLAVSNFVTQQTSYESGEARDDRFAALVRTLAVTDPEWTAGLLGWLRGDGNMRTASLVGAAEYVKARLDAGATGGPSNRQVVDSVLRRPDEPGELLAYWTATYGRNVPKPVKRGIADAVRRLYSAAALLKYDTASKGYRFGDVLNLVHASPDPDKPWQGELFRHALDRRHHPETAEVPADNRTLVAHRTLMELPVAERRDVVTASDGAERLAAAGMTWEALAGWLQGPMDAAAWEAVIPSMGAMALLRNLRNFDQAGVSDAVAEQVAAKISDPQTVARSRQFPFRYLAAYQHAPSLRWAYPLEQALGHSLANVPALPGRTLILVDRSGSMWSPLSDRSELNRADAAAVFGTALALRAEEARLVQFGTSSKEVAYSRGESVLKVLERFQDLGGTYTAEAVRTHYAGHDRVLIITDEQATYAHGGDPTSLVPDTVPVYTWNLAGYRMGHAPSGSANRHTFGGLTDAAFRMVSLIEDGRDAAWPWTKTA; the protein is encoded by the coding sequence ATGTCTCGTTTCAACCTGCGCAGGTCCAGGCCGGCGGCGCCCACCGCGCCCGTCTCGCCCGTGCGCTCCACCGGGGTACGGGCCGCCAACCACCACGGCAGCCGCGGCTTCGTCCGCGACCCCCGCTCCGAGCTCTTCCTGCTGGCCGTCTCCAACTTCGTGACGCAGCAGACCTCTTACGAGTCCGGCGAAGCCCGCGACGACCGGTTCGCCGCGCTCGTGCGCACCCTCGCCGTGACGGACCCCGAGTGGACGGCGGGCCTGCTCGGCTGGCTCCGCGGCGACGGCAACATGCGCACCGCCTCCCTCGTCGGCGCCGCCGAGTACGTCAAAGCGCGGCTCGACGCCGGAGCCACCGGCGGACCGTCGAACCGGCAGGTCGTGGACTCCGTACTGCGGCGCCCCGACGAGCCCGGCGAACTGCTCGCCTACTGGACGGCCACCTACGGACGCAACGTGCCCAAGCCCGTCAAGCGCGGGATCGCCGACGCCGTACGCCGCCTCTACTCGGCCGCCGCGCTGCTGAAGTACGACACCGCGTCCAAGGGCTACCGCTTCGGCGACGTCCTCAACCTCGTGCACGCCTCGCCCGACCCGGACAAGCCCTGGCAGGGCGAGCTGTTCCGCCACGCCCTCGACCGCCGGCACCACCCGGAGACCGCCGAGGTCCCTGCGGACAACCGCACGCTCGTCGCGCACCGGACCCTGATGGAGCTGCCGGTGGCGGAGCGCCGGGATGTGGTCACCGCCTCCGACGGAGCCGAGCGGCTCGCCGCGGCGGGCATGACCTGGGAGGCGCTGGCCGGCTGGCTGCAGGGGCCGATGGACGCGGCCGCCTGGGAGGCGGTCATCCCGTCGATGGGTGCGATGGCGCTGCTGCGGAACCTGCGCAACTTCGACCAGGCCGGGGTCTCGGACGCGGTCGCCGAGCAGGTCGCGGCGAAGATCTCCGACCCGCAGACCGTCGCCCGGTCGCGGCAGTTCCCCTTCCGGTACCTGGCGGCCTACCAGCACGCGCCCTCGCTGCGCTGGGCGTACCCGCTGGAGCAGGCTCTGGGGCACTCGCTGGCCAACGTACCGGCTCTGCCCGGGCGGACGCTGATCCTGGTGGACCGGTCCGGGTCGATGTGGTCGCCGCTCTCGGACCGCTCGGAGCTGAACCGGGCCGACGCGGCGGCGGTCTTCGGGACGGCGCTGGCCCTGCGCGCCGAGGAGGCCCGCCTGGTGCAGTTCGGCACCAGCAGCAAGGAGGTCGCGTACAGCCGGGGCGAGTCGGTGCTGAAGGTGCTGGAACGGTTCCAGGATCTCGGCGGCACCTACACGGCGGAGGCCGTGCGTACGCACTACGCGGGGCACGACCGGGTGCTGATCATCACCGACGAGCAGGCCACCTACGCCCACGGCGGGGACCCGACCTCCCTGGTCCCGGACACCGTCCCGGTGTACACGTGGAACCTCGCCGGATACCGGATGGGCCACGCCCCCTCCGGGTCGGCGAACCGGCACACCTTCGGCGGGCTCACCGACGCGGCCTTCCGCATGGTGTCCCTGATCGAGGACGGCCGGGACGCCGCGTGGCCGTGGACGAAGACCGCCTGA
- a CDS encoding SDR family oxidoreductase, translating into MPYESLQGRTAVITGAAGGMGAATALLLARHGVRVALLARRRERLEELAGKIRADGGQALVAGADVTSQDSVDSAVRLVHAEYGAVDLVVNAAGVMLPNPVEDGRADEWQRMLDTNVTGALRVIRAFTPDLLARAAEGATADLVNVSSIGAHVTFPNYAVYGATKAALTHLSHSLRTELGPRRVRVTNIEPGLTDTELGQHIDNPELSRQLSGMFEAIGPLAAQDVADLIAYTTSRPRHVNLSQLVILPTAQA; encoded by the coding sequence ATGCCGTACGAATCCCTCCAGGGCCGCACCGCCGTCATCACCGGAGCCGCCGGCGGCATGGGCGCCGCTACCGCGCTGCTGCTCGCCCGGCACGGCGTCCGGGTGGCCCTCCTCGCCCGCCGCAGGGAGCGGCTGGAGGAGCTGGCCGGCAAGATCCGGGCCGACGGCGGTCAGGCCCTCGTCGCCGGGGCCGATGTCACCTCTCAGGACTCGGTGGACTCGGCGGTCCGGCTCGTCCACGCCGAGTACGGCGCGGTGGACCTCGTGGTCAACGCGGCCGGTGTCATGCTCCCCAACCCCGTCGAGGACGGCCGCGCCGACGAGTGGCAGCGGATGCTGGACACCAACGTGACCGGGGCGCTGCGCGTCATCCGCGCCTTCACCCCGGACCTGCTGGCCCGCGCGGCCGAGGGCGCCACCGCCGACCTGGTGAACGTCTCCTCCATCGGCGCGCACGTCACCTTCCCCAACTACGCCGTCTACGGCGCCACGAAGGCCGCGCTGACCCACCTCTCCCATTCGCTGCGCACCGAACTCGGCCCGCGCCGGGTGCGGGTGACGAACATCGAACCGGGCCTGACCGACACCGAGCTGGGCCAGCACATCGACAACCCGGAACTGTCGCGGCAGCTGTCCGGCATGTTCGAGGCGATCGGCCCGCTCGCGGCCCAGGACGTGGCGGACCTGATCGCGTACACCACGAGCCGCCCCCGGCACGTCAATCTGAGCCAACTGGTCATCCTGCCCACCGCCCAGGCGTAG
- a CDS encoding helix-turn-helix transcriptional regulator, which produces MTGDIGDFLRSRRARIQPHDVGLPDHGRRRVPGLRREEVAQLAGVSVDYYIRLEQGRGPSVSDAVLDAIARVLRLNSTEQAHLRALARPAAPAPGAVPGAVQEVRAGVRLLLEAVGGSAPAFVLGRRMDVLAWNALADAVTGYSAMPEGFRNIARQVFLDPAVRALYPQWAQIAEETVGHLRLDAGRHPGDPVLEELTEELSARSEKFRQLWAGHPVKQKSHGVKIIDHPLVGFLELPYETLALPGEPDQLLVVYSPRPGSETARRLARLAENVSLAPALVLNV; this is translated from the coding sequence ATGACCGGGGACATCGGAGACTTCCTGCGCTCGCGCCGCGCCCGCATCCAGCCCCACGACGTGGGCCTGCCCGATCACGGCCGCCGCCGCGTGCCCGGCCTGCGGCGCGAGGAGGTCGCGCAGCTCGCGGGGGTCAGCGTCGACTACTACATCCGCCTGGAGCAGGGCCGCGGCCCCAGCGTCTCGGACGCCGTGCTCGACGCGATCGCCCGCGTGCTCCGGCTGAACTCCACGGAGCAGGCGCACCTGCGTGCCTTGGCCCGCCCCGCGGCCCCGGCCCCCGGGGCGGTGCCGGGCGCGGTCCAGGAGGTACGGGCCGGGGTGCGGCTGCTGCTGGAGGCGGTCGGCGGGTCGGCTCCGGCCTTCGTCCTGGGCCGCCGGATGGACGTCCTGGCCTGGAACGCCCTCGCGGACGCGGTCACCGGCTACTCCGCGATGCCCGAAGGCTTCCGCAACATCGCCCGCCAGGTCTTCCTCGACCCGGCCGTGCGCGCGCTGTACCCGCAGTGGGCGCAGATCGCCGAGGAGACGGTCGGTCATCTGCGGCTGGACGCGGGGCGGCATCCGGGCGACCCGGTGCTGGAGGAGCTCACGGAGGAACTGTCGGCGCGCAGCGAGAAGTTCCGTCAGCTGTGGGCGGGCCACCCGGTCAAGCAGAAGTCGCACGGGGTCAAGATCATCGACCATCCGCTGGTGGGCTTCCTGGAGCTCCCCTACGAAACCCTCGCGCTGCCGGGAGAACCCGACCAGCTGCTGGTCGTCTACAGCCCCCGCCCCGGCTCCGAGACAGCCCGCCGCCTCGCCCGTCTGGCCGAAAACGTATCCCTCGCCCCCGCCCTGGTCCTCAACGTCTAG
- a CDS encoding NUDIX hydrolase: MTDGARMPAEDRRRVAAVIIRDGCVLMVRERGRGSTGRHDGPEYWTLPGGGLEDGEHPEDAVRREVAEETGLRALDVRFSHEAPYPSGWTSCYRVEVADGEPVLGVDPGMACDCPRMVGLIWVPLSRGTGEGDGEVVMVPTLLMPTAV; encoded by the coding sequence GTGACGGACGGAGCCCGGATGCCGGCCGAGGACCGGCGCCGGGTGGCCGCGGTGATCATCCGGGACGGCTGCGTGCTGATGGTCCGGGAGCGCGGCAGGGGGAGCACGGGGCGGCACGACGGGCCGGAGTACTGGACCCTGCCCGGCGGCGGCCTGGAGGACGGGGAACACCCCGAGGACGCCGTCCGGCGCGAGGTCGCGGAGGAGACGGGACTGCGCGCGCTGGACGTGCGCTTCTCCCACGAAGCCCCGTACCCGTCGGGCTGGACCTCCTGCTACCGCGTGGAGGTCGCGGACGGGGAGCCGGTGCTGGGCGTGGACCCCGGCATGGCCTGCGACTGCCCGCGGATGGTGGGGCTGATCTGGGTACCGCTCTCCCGCGGCACCGGCGAGGGCGACGGCGAGGTCGTCATGGTGCCGACCCTGCTGATGCCCACGGCGGTCTGA
- a CDS encoding NADAR family protein, whose amino-acid sequence MEMIDTLIGQVNRGERVKFLPFWGHRPRPDGTLGQSCLSQWWPSEFTVGDVRYATAEHWMMAGKARLFGDAEAERAALEARSPAAAKKAGRLVRGFDDAIWERERFALVVEGSVHKFGSDLALKAYLLGTGKRVLVEASPLDRIWGIGLAADDDRALDPARWRGLNLLGFALMEARDRLRAAAGAETGAGTGAGAEQP is encoded by the coding sequence ATGGAGATGATCGACACACTGATCGGGCAGGTCAACCGGGGTGAGCGGGTGAAGTTCCTGCCGTTCTGGGGACACCGTCCGCGGCCCGACGGGACACTCGGCCAGAGCTGCCTGAGCCAGTGGTGGCCGTCCGAGTTCACCGTGGGTGACGTCCGGTACGCCACTGCCGAGCACTGGATGATGGCCGGAAAGGCACGGCTCTTCGGCGACGCCGAGGCCGAGCGGGCGGCGCTGGAGGCCAGGAGTCCGGCGGCTGCGAAGAAGGCCGGAAGGCTCGTGCGCGGCTTCGACGACGCGATATGGGAGCGGGAGCGGTTCGCCCTGGTGGTGGAGGGCAGCGTGCACAAGTTCGGCTCCGACCTGGCGCTGAAGGCGTACCTGCTGGGTACCGGGAAGCGGGTCCTGGTCGAGGCCAGCCCGCTGGACCGGATCTGGGGCATCGGACTGGCCGCCGACGACGACCGCGCGCTGGACCCGGCCCGCTGGCGGGGGCTGAACCTGCTGGGCTTCGCGCTGATGGAGGCCCGCGACCGCCTCCGGGCAGCGGCCGGGGCTGAGACGGGCGCCGGGACAGGGGCCGGGGCGGAGCAGCCGTGA
- a CDS encoding gamma-aminobutyraldehyde dehydrogenase, protein MGNRFQVKVQVKDRFAEGAQYIDGQLRPGTSGRSHTVVDPATGEEVLTYELASTADVDAAVAAAKRAFPGWSGATPGERSDALHRLAAVLSERAEEFAYAESLQCGKPVKLSTEFDVPGTIDNTAFFAGAARHLQGQAAGEYSGDHTSYVRREAIGVVGSIAPWNYPLQMAAWKILPAIAAGNTIVLKPAELTPLTSLMFAQAAKEAGLPDGVVNIVTGAGRDAGEHLVGHPDVVMTSFTGSTAIGKRVAEIATATVKRLHLELGGKAPFLVFDDADLEAAANGAVAASLINTGQDCTAATRAYVQRPLHDAFVARVAELMDTVRVGDPFDPATDLGPLVSHAQRDRVAGFVERARGYATVVTGGEIPGGELADGAYYRPTLISGAAQDSEVVQSEIFGPVLVVLPFDTDDEGIALANDTPYGLAASAWSRDLYRANRATRELKAGCVWVNDHIPIISEMPHGGYKASGFGKDMSTYSFEEYTQVKHVMFDNTAVAAKDWHRTIFGDR, encoded by the coding sequence ATGGGCAACCGCTTCCAGGTCAAGGTCCAGGTCAAGGACCGCTTCGCAGAAGGCGCGCAGTACATCGACGGGCAGCTGCGACCCGGCACCTCAGGACGGTCACACACGGTGGTGGACCCGGCGACGGGCGAGGAGGTGCTCACCTACGAGCTGGCCTCCACGGCGGACGTGGACGCGGCCGTCGCCGCGGCCAAGCGGGCCTTCCCCGGCTGGTCCGGCGCCACCCCCGGCGAGCGCTCCGACGCGCTGCACCGGCTGGCCGCCGTACTGTCGGAGCGGGCCGAGGAGTTCGCGTACGCGGAGTCCCTGCAGTGCGGCAAGCCGGTCAAGCTGTCGACCGAGTTCGACGTACCGGGGACCATCGACAACACGGCGTTCTTCGCGGGGGCCGCGCGCCACCTCCAGGGGCAGGCCGCCGGGGAGTACTCCGGGGACCACACCTCGTACGTGCGCCGCGAGGCGATCGGGGTCGTGGGCTCCATCGCCCCCTGGAACTATCCGCTCCAGATGGCCGCATGGAAGATCCTTCCGGCGATCGCCGCGGGCAACACCATCGTGCTCAAGCCCGCCGAGCTCACCCCGCTGACCTCCCTGATGTTCGCCCAGGCGGCCAAGGAGGCGGGCCTGCCCGACGGCGTGGTCAACATCGTCACCGGCGCCGGCCGGGACGCCGGTGAGCACCTGGTCGGCCACCCGGACGTGGTCATGACCTCCTTCACCGGCTCCACCGCCATCGGCAAGCGGGTCGCCGAGATCGCCACCGCCACCGTCAAGCGGCTCCACCTGGAGCTCGGCGGCAAGGCGCCCTTCCTCGTCTTCGACGACGCCGACCTGGAGGCCGCCGCGAACGGCGCGGTGGCCGCCTCCCTCATCAACACCGGCCAGGACTGCACCGCCGCCACCCGCGCCTACGTGCAGCGCCCGCTCCACGACGCCTTCGTCGCCCGGGTCGCCGAGCTGATGGACACCGTCCGGGTCGGCGACCCCTTCGACCCGGCCACCGACCTCGGCCCGCTGGTCTCGCACGCCCAGCGCGACCGGGTCGCCGGTTTCGTCGAGCGCGCCCGCGGCTACGCCACGGTCGTCACCGGCGGCGAGATCCCCGGGGGAGAGCTGGCCGACGGCGCGTACTACCGGCCCACCCTGATCTCCGGCGCCGCCCAGGACAGCGAGGTGGTCCAGTCCGAGATCTTCGGGCCGGTCCTGGTCGTGCTGCCCTTCGACACCGACGACGAGGGCATCGCGCTGGCCAACGACACCCCCTACGGCCTCGCCGCCTCCGCCTGGAGCCGCGACCTGTACCGGGCCAACCGCGCCACCCGCGAGCTCAAGGCGGGCTGCGTCTGGGTCAACGACCACATTCCGATCATCAGCGAGATGCCGCACGGGGGCTACAAGGCCAGCGGCTTCGGAAAGGACATGAGCACGTACTCCTTCGAGGAGTACACGCAGGTCAAGCACGTGATGTTTGACAACACCGCGGTGGCGGCGAAGGACTGGCACCGCACGATCTTCGGGGACCGATAA
- a CDS encoding spermidine/putrescine ABC transporter substrate-binding protein: MEQYEPDRLSAAQLAAMRRSLTSGRGALTRRSLLRVSGVGALTLGGLSTLAGCGIPPAKREGGAAVASDDHSAQEKEINFSNWTEYMDTSEDEKSRPTLEEFTKRTGIQVKYTEDINDNVEFFGKIKPQLAAGQDTGRDLIVVTDWLASRIIRLGWAQKLDPSNLPHAYANLIPQFRNPDWDPGRAHSYPWTGIDTVIAYNTKATGGKKVDSVTQMLDDPSLKGRVGFLTEMRDTVGMTLIDQGKDPATFTGADFDEAIGRLQKGVDKKQIRRFTGNDYTADLDKGDLAACLAWAGDVIQLQAGNPDIQYAIPAPGYLTSSDNLLVPVKARHKANAEKLIDYYYEPAVAAQLAAFISYVCPVEGVKDELAKIDPALADNVLIVPDKAMSAKSHAFRSLTGEEETAYEEKFAKLIGA; encoded by the coding sequence ATGGAGCAGTACGAGCCCGACCGTCTCTCGGCGGCGCAACTCGCCGCGATGCGACGCAGCCTCACCAGCGGGCGCGGCGCCCTCACCCGCCGTTCGCTGCTGCGCGTCTCCGGAGTCGGAGCGCTCACCCTCGGCGGCCTGTCCACCCTCGCCGGCTGCGGGATCCCGCCCGCCAAACGCGAGGGCGGGGCCGCAGTGGCCTCCGACGACCACTCGGCCCAGGAGAAGGAGATCAACTTCTCCAACTGGACCGAGTACATGGACACCAGCGAGGACGAGAAGTCGCGTCCCACGCTGGAGGAGTTCACCAAGCGGACCGGGATCCAGGTCAAGTACACCGAGGACATCAACGACAACGTCGAGTTCTTCGGCAAGATCAAGCCGCAGCTCGCGGCCGGTCAGGACACCGGCCGTGACCTGATCGTCGTCACAGACTGGCTGGCCTCGCGCATCATCCGCCTGGGCTGGGCGCAGAAGCTGGACCCGTCGAACCTGCCGCACGCCTACGCCAACCTGATCCCGCAGTTCCGCAACCCCGACTGGGACCCGGGCCGCGCGCACAGCTACCCCTGGACCGGCATCGACACCGTCATCGCCTACAACACCAAGGCCACCGGCGGGAAGAAGGTCGACTCGGTCACCCAGATGCTCGACGACCCCTCCCTCAAGGGCCGCGTCGGCTTCCTCACCGAGATGCGCGACACCGTGGGCATGACCCTGATCGACCAGGGCAAGGACCCGGCGACCTTCACCGGCGCCGACTTCGACGAGGCGATCGGCCGGCTCCAGAAGGGCGTGGACAAGAAGCAGATCCGCCGCTTCACCGGCAACGACTACACCGCGGACCTCGACAAGGGCGACCTCGCAGCCTGCCTGGCCTGGGCCGGCGACGTCATCCAGCTCCAGGCCGGCAACCCGGACATCCAGTACGCGATCCCGGCGCCCGGCTACCTCACCTCCAGCGACAACCTGCTGGTCCCCGTCAAGGCCCGGCACAAGGCCAACGCGGAGAAGCTCATCGACTACTACTACGAGCCCGCGGTGGCCGCCCAGCTGGCCGCGTTCATCAGCTACGTCTGCCCCGTCGAGGGCGTCAAGGACGAGCTGGCCAAGATCGATCCGGCGCTCGCGGACAACGTCCTGATCGTCCCCGACAAGGCGATGTCCGCCAAGTCGCACGCCTTCCGCTCGCTGACCGGCGAGGAAGAGACGGCGTACGAGGAGAAGTTCGCCAAGCTCATCGGAGCCTGA
- a CDS encoding ABC transporter ATP-binding protein encodes MTDKTAGGDVRLAGISKHYGSFTAVHPLDLTIPQGSFFALLGASGCGKTTTLRMIAGLEEPSTGTVSLGDREVTNLPPYKRPVNTVFQSYALFPHLDVSENIAFGLRRRGIKSVKKQVDDMLELVQLGQFAQRKPHQLSGGQQQRVAVARALINHPQVLLLDEPLGALDLKLRRQMQLELKRIQTEVGITFVHVTHDQEEAMTMADTVAVMNGGRVEQLGAPAELYENPKTTFVANFLGTSNLIEAEVLEAGGSDVMVSSAGTKLRVPAARCSTTPRAGGKLLVGVRPEKISLVHADEENTVAAGRNKVAGKIADSSFIGVSTQYVIDSQVCPELEVYVQNIERDARLVPGADVILHWNPEHTFGLDAAQDIDAGIETVEESA; translated from the coding sequence ATGACTGACAAGACCGCGGGCGGCGACGTCCGCCTCGCCGGGATCAGCAAGCACTACGGATCCTTCACCGCCGTGCATCCGCTCGATCTCACCATCCCCCAGGGTTCCTTCTTCGCCCTGCTCGGCGCCTCGGGCTGTGGGAAGACCACCACCCTGCGCATGATCGCCGGTCTGGAGGAGCCCTCCACCGGCACCGTCAGCCTCGGCGACCGCGAGGTCACGAACCTGCCGCCGTACAAGCGCCCGGTCAACACGGTCTTCCAGAGCTACGCGCTCTTCCCTCACCTGGACGTCTCCGAGAACATCGCCTTCGGGCTGCGCCGCCGCGGCATCAAGTCCGTCAAGAAGCAGGTCGACGACATGCTGGAGCTGGTCCAGCTCGGCCAGTTCGCCCAGCGCAAGCCGCACCAGCTCTCCGGCGGCCAGCAGCAGCGCGTCGCGGTCGCCCGCGCGCTCATCAACCACCCGCAGGTCCTCCTCCTCGACGAGCCGCTCGGCGCCCTCGACCTGAAGCTGCGCCGCCAGATGCAGCTGGAGCTCAAGCGGATCCAGACCGAGGTCGGCATCACCTTCGTGCACGTCACGCACGACCAGGAGGAGGCCATGACCATGGCCGACACCGTGGCCGTGATGAACGGCGGCCGCGTCGAGCAGCTGGGCGCCCCCGCCGAGCTGTACGAGAACCCGAAGACGACCTTCGTGGCGAACTTCCTCGGCACCTCCAACCTCATCGAGGCCGAGGTCCTGGAAGCCGGCGGCTCCGACGTCATGGTGAGCTCGGCGGGTACGAAGCTGCGCGTCCCGGCGGCGCGATGTTCGACCACACCCCGCGCCGGCGGCAAGCTGCTGGTCGGGGTGCGCCCGGAGAAGATCTCGCTGGTCCACGCGGACGAGGAGAACACCGTCGCCGCCGGCCGCAACAAGGTCGCGGGCAAGATCGCCGACTCCTCCTTCATCGGCGTCTCCACCCAGTACGTCATCGACAGCCAGGTCTGCCCGGAGCTGGAGGTGTACGTCCAGAACATCGAGCGCGACGCCCGCCTGGTCCCCGGCGCCGACGTGATCCTGCACTGGAACCCGGAGCACACCTTCGGCCTCGACGCCGCCCAGGACATCGACGCGGGCATCGAGACGGTCGAGGAGTCCGCGTGA